A region from the Tamandua tetradactyla isolate mTamTet1 chromosome Y unlocalized genomic scaffold, mTamTet1.pri SUPER_Y_unloc_1, whole genome shotgun sequence genome encodes:
- the LOC143673049 gene encoding RNA-binding motif protein, X chromosome-like, whose protein sequence is MVEADRPGKLFIGGLNSDTSEKTLEVVFGRYGPIAEVLLMKDRATNKSRGFAFITFESPADARDAAKDMNGKSLNGKAIKVEQANKPSFERGGRRRLSPLGRNKSPPRSLRYEIGGSGGARGRSSQGGHFDDDGYSLNLSMSSSSRTFPTKRGPSSRSRDPPSKRSALSGPARNSNRMGGRGPVSGGRENYGGPSRREPVSSRRDDYVLPRDDGYNTKDRDYPSSRDTKAYVPPPRKYIYRDYGYGSSPGDHSSRGYSDRDGYAGGRDRDYSDHPSGGTYRDSYGSYGNSRGTPPARGPTVTYGGSSRCGDYNSGRDGYGRSREAYSSSRSDTYSSVRERGGRQERGLLPSLDRVYPAPRESYSSSYGPSPSGGCGGSRSERGDRNRY, encoded by the exons ATGGTTGAAGCAGATCGGCCTGGAAAACTCTTCATAGGTGGCCTTAATTCAGACACCAGCGAAAAGACACTTGAAGTAGTGTTTGGGAGATACGGTCCTATAGCCGAAG TTCTTTTAATGAAGGATCGGGCAACAAACAAGTCTAGAGGCTTTGCTTTTATTACATTCGAGAGCCCTGCAGATGCTAGGGATGCTGCCAAAGACATGAATGGAAAG AGTTTGAATGGAAAAGCAATAAAAGTAgagcaagcaaacaaaccatCTTTTGAAAGAGGTGGTAGACGGAGGCTGTCACCTCTTGGAAGAAACAAGAGCCCACCAAGAAGTCTGAGATATGAAATAGGAGGAAGTGGAGGAGCAAGAGGACGTTCTTCACAAGGAGGACATTTcg ATGATGATGGATATTCCCTTAACCTCAGCATGAGTTCTTCCAGCAGAACTTTTCCAACTAAAAGAGGTCCATCTTCAAGAAGTAGAGATCCTCCTTCTAAAAGATCTGCTCTTTCTGGTCCAGCACGAAACAGTAATAGGATGGGAGGACGAG gtcCAGTATCTGGTGGAAGAGAAAATTATGGAGGACCTTCACGTAGAGAACCAGTGTCATCCCGGAGAGATGATTATGTGTTGCCAAGAGATGATGGCTATAATACTAAAGATAG AGATTATCCAAGTTCCCGAGACACCAAGGCTTATGTTCCACcaccaagaaaatatatatatcgTGATTATGGCTATGGTAGTTCTCCGGGTGATCATTCTTCACGAGGTTACAG tgatCGTGATGGTTATGCTGGGGGTCGTGATAGAGATTATTCTGATCATCCAAGTGGGGGCACTTACAGAGATTCATATGGAAGTTATG GTAACTCTCGTGGTACACCACCTGCACGAGGGCCTACTGTAACTTACGGTGGGAGCAGTCGCTGTGGTGATTATAACAGTGGACGAGATGGATATGGCAGAAGTAGAGAAGCTTACTCAAGCAGCCGAAGTGATACCTACTCAAGTGTTCGTGAGCGTGGTGGTAGACAAGAACGTGGGCTTCTACCATCTCTGGATAGGGTATACCCAGCTCCTCGTGAATCATATAGCTCAAGTTATGGGCCCTCCCCCAGTGGAGGTTGTGGGGGAAGCCGATCTGAAAGAGGAGATCGAAACAGATATTGA